DNA from Sphingomonas psychrotolerans:
CGGGCCAGGGGATCGTCACCTGGCGGCACCAGATGCACAATCAGCGCGGCGAACTGGTCTGCGAATGTCTGCGCTCGGCATTGCTGCGGAGCCGCGGCGACTGAAGCGCGTTGAGCGGCGATGCGCGAAGTGGAAGTTGCAGTCATCGGCGGCGGTGCGGCGGGGGTCGCTGCCGCCCGCACGCTTGCCGACACCGGTGTGGAGACCCTGATCCTCGAGGCGAGCGACCGGCTTGGTGGACGCGCGCAGACGGTCCATCTGGCAGGCCTGCCGCTCGATCTCGGCGCCGGCTGGCTGCATTCGGCCGAACATAATCCGTGGGTCGCGATCGCCGAAGCGAGCGGCTTTACCGTCGATCGCACGCTGCCGCGCTGGCGCGAGCAATGGCGCGCGCTCGGCTTCGCCGTGGCCGAGCAGCAGGCGGCAGGCGCGGCGTTCGCGGCATTCGTCCGCCGCATGCGCGACAATCCGCCCGCAAGCGATCGCGCCGCCGACGCGCTGTTGCCGGACTGCGAGTGGAACGGCTATCTCGACGCGCTGAGCGGCTACATCAACGGCGCGAGCAATGCCGAAGTCTCGGTCCGCGATTTCCTCGCTTATGACGACGCGGCGACCGAGACCGACTGGCGAGTACGCGACGGCTATGGCGCATTGGTCTCCGCACATGGCGCCGGGCTGCGGGTGGCGCTTTCGACTCCGGTGACGGCGATCGAGGGCGGCGATGCGCTGCTCCGCATCGCTACATCGGGCGGCACGCTGCAAGCGCGCTCGGCGATCGTCACCGTCTCGACCAACGTGTTGGCGCGCGGCGCGATCCGGTTCGATGCAGCGCTCGATCCCGTGCTGCACGCGGCCACATGCCTGCCGCTGGGGCTTGCCGACAAGTTGTTCCTCGCGCTCGACGACGGCGCGGAGCTTCCGGAGAACGGACACCTGCTCGGCAATCCGCGCACGGCAGTCACCGGCACCTACACGCTGCGCCCGTTCGGACGTCCCGTGATCGAGGCGATGTTCGGCGGCGAAGGCGCGACGGTGGCGGAGGCGGAAGGCCTCGACGGTGTCGCGCACTTCGCGATCGGCGAGCTCTGCGCGCTGCTCGGGAACGACTGGCGCAAGCGGCTCCGGCTGATCGCCGGCTCGGCCTGGGGACGCGCTGATCATATCCTCGGCGGCTACAGCCACGCGCTGCCGGGCCATGCCGACGCGCGGCATGTGCTCGCGGAGCCGGTCGATCCGCGCATTCGCTTCGCCGGCGAGGCGTGCTCACCGGCCGAATTCTCGACGGTGCACGGCGCGTACAAGACCGGCGTCGCCGCCGCGCGGGCGTTGCTCGCCTAGGCCGCGCGGCGTGCGCCCGGTTCGGGGTTGGAGAATTCCATCTCCTGATCGATCCCGCCATATTTGAGCGCCATCAGATCGAGCGTGTAATTCTGATGCACTCGCCACGGCTTTCGCGAACCTTGGCGCGGCAATTGCGCGGCGGCGCGCTGGACATAGCCCGAAGTGAATTCGAGGAACGGCGCCTCCTCGACCGGCGCGGCCAGCCGCGGCGTCACCTGGCGCATTCCGCGCTTGTGCATCGCGTTGAGCAATCGGGTTATATATTTGGCCGTCAGATCCGCCTTCAGCGTCCAGCTGGCGTTGGTATAGCCGAACGAGATCGCGAAATTGGGCACGTCGGAGAACATCATGCCCTTGTAGGTCATGTGCTTCGCCGGCTCGAACAGCTTGCCGTCGACGGTGATCGGCATGCCGCTAAGCAGCTGGATCTCCAGGCCCGTGGCCGTCACCACCAGATCCGCCTCGAGCTCCTTGCCCGAGGCAAGCCGGATCCCGGTCCCGGTGAAGCGATCGATCGTGTCGGTGACGACGCTCGCCTTTCCTTCGCGGATCGAGGCGAACAGATCCGCATCGGGTACGAGGCAGAGCCGCTGGTCCCACGGATTGTAGCGCGGCGTGAAGTGGGTATCGACGTCGTGCCCGGGCAACTCCTTGCGCACCATGTCGACCAGCGCCTTCTTCGCCTTGTCGGGATGCTTGCGCATCGCCCGAAAGAAATATTGCTGAAGCAGCACATTCTTCCAGCGCGTCAGACCGTAAGCGGTCTTCGCCGGCAGCTTGCTGCGCAGCCAGTTGGCGATGCCATCCTCCGATGGCCGC
Protein-coding regions in this window:
- a CDS encoding flavin monoamine oxidase family protein, with amino-acid sequence MREVEVAVIGGGAAGVAAARTLADTGVETLILEASDRLGGRAQTVHLAGLPLDLGAGWLHSAEHNPWVAIAEASGFTVDRTLPRWREQWRALGFAVAEQQAAGAAFAAFVRRMRDNPPASDRAADALLPDCEWNGYLDALSGYINGASNAEVSVRDFLAYDDAATETDWRVRDGYGALVSAHGAGLRVALSTPVTAIEGGDALLRIATSGGTLQARSAIVTVSTNVLARGAIRFDAALDPVLHAATCLPLGLADKLFLALDDGAELPENGHLLGNPRTAVTGTYTLRPFGRPVIEAMFGGEGATVAEAEGLDGVAHFAIGELCALLGNDWRKRLRLIAGSAWGRADHILGGYSHALPGHADARHVLAEPVDPRIRFAGEACSPAEFSTVHGAYKTGVAAARALLA
- a CDS encoding flavin-containing monooxygenase; the protein is MSEHFDVVVVGAGISGIGAGYHLQANSPTRSYVILERRDRLGGTWDLFRYPGIRSDSDMYTLGFSFKPWTEAKAIADGPAILRYLDETAREYGVDRHIRYRHGVKRADWSSADARWTVVADRDGAEVTFTCAFLFMCSGYYNYARAYTPDFPGIEDFQGRIVHPQFWSDDVDYAGKNVVVIGSGATAVTLVPELAKAAASVAMLQRSPTYIVARPSEDGIANWLRSKLPAKTAYGLTRWKNVLLQQYFFRAMRKHPDKAKKALVDMVRKELPGHDVDTHFTPRYNPWDQRLCLVPDADLFASIREGKASVVTDTIDRFTGTGIRLASGKELEADLVVTATGLEIQLLSGMPITVDGKLFEPAKHMTYKGMMFSDVPNFAISFGYTNASWTLKADLTAKYITRLLNAMHKRGMRQVTPRLAAPVEEAPFLEFTSGYVQRAAAQLPRQGSRKPWRVHQNYTLDLMALKYGGIDQEMEFSNPEPGARRAA